The following are from one region of the Apostichopus japonicus isolate 1M-3 chromosome 17, ASM3797524v1, whole genome shotgun sequence genome:
- the LOC139954697 gene encoding zinc finger MYM-type protein 1-like, with product MSSATSPTATPEVGDIPHQPPDFVFPKRSFGKKSNAPQYSFQPSWFRTYKWLHYDESRDMAFCHTCIQAHNRKIRLISGGNVDLAFISTGFRNWKDATRRFRAHQETTHKDAVMMSVTLPKTTTDVGESLSSQLVKEKKERREIFLKIISNIRFLARQGLALTGDGDESDSNFIRLFKLRGEDDSRMEQWLERKTDKYVSAEIQNEVLQLLALRVLREVVSKVQSSDFYTLMVDETPDVSNLEQVVICLRWVDGAFEVHEEFIGLYTTATTTADQLLLIIKDALLRMNLSLSKVRGQCYDGAAAMSGVHSGVATKLMIEELTATATPSISRAQTL from the exons ATGAGCTCTGCGACATCTCCGACCGCTACTCCTGAAGTAGGAGATATTCCGCACCAACCACCTGACTTCGTTTTTCCAAAACGTAGTTTCGGAAAGAAGAGCAACGCACCTCAATACTCATTTCAACCATCATGGTTCCGAACTTATAAATGGCTTCACTATGACGAAAGTCGAGATATGGCCTTCTGTCACACCTGCATCCAAGCCCATAATAGGAAGATACGCTTGATATCTGGAGGAAATGTGGATTTGGCATTCATCTCTACCGGCTTCAGGAACTGGAAAGACGCAACCAGGCGATTCAGAGCTCACCAAGAGACGACTCACAAAGATGCAGTAATGATGTCAGTGACACTGCCCAAAACGACTACAGATGTTGGAGAGTCCCTCTCTAGTCAACTGgtcaaagaaaaaaaggagcGTCGGGAGATATTTTTGAAGATAATTTCCAACATTCGATTTCTTGCCCGGCAAGGCCTAGCTCTCACAGGTGACGGCGATGAGTCTGACTCAAATTTTATAAGACTCTTCAAGTTACGAGGAGAAGACGACTCACGAATGGAGCAATGGCTTGAGAGAAAAACAGACAAGTATGTCTCCGCCGAGATACAGAATGAAGTTTTGCAACTTCTGGCATTGAGG GTCCTGCGAGAAGTTGTATCCAAAGTGCAGTCTTCTGATTTCTACACTCTAATGGTGGACGAAACACCTGACGTGTCAAACTTGGAGCAAGTTGTTATCTGTTTGCGCTGGGTTGACGGCGCATTTGAGGTTCACGAGGAattcataggcctatataccacTGCGACGACAACAGCTGATCAGCTTCTTCTCATAATAAAAGACGCTCTGCTCAGGATGAACCTGTCATTGTCAAAAGTGCGTGGCCAATGTTACGATGGTGCGGCTGCAATGTCAGGTGTACATTCAGGGGTTGCGACTAAATTGATGATAGAGGAACTCACTGCTACGGCCACGCCCTCAATCTCGCGTGCTCAGACACTATAA